The following coding sequences are from one uncultured Desulfobacter sp. window:
- a CDS encoding SO_0444 family Cu/Zn efflux transporter: MTTIKNIIFEIWHVYLDVSVFMLFGFLVAALLYVFFKTDRIKKYLGQGRVKPVLRAALFGIPIPLCSCGVIPVVSGLKKQGANDGAALAFMIATPESGVDSIAVSWAMLDPVMTVMRPVAGFITAISTGITANIFSRREHNKRPPAPDPFFAQAHQHEHSCNCDGHSCASSHSRTAQVPPLSKRLAQGLDFAFGELLTDIAKPFAIGVIIAGIITFFFPSGVSTWSQNNPLLSMLVMLVAGIPMYVCATSSTPIAAALILKGLNPGAALVFLLAGPATNAATMGVVKSMFGTRALAIYLGMISICSLAMGALLDLIYKLLAIQPAVVMGKAAEVIPYSVELAAALILAALLAKNLFKREDCHCHDHDHDHRHSGKAPMEEI, encoded by the coding sequence ATGACCACAATAAAAAATATCATTTTTGAAATCTGGCATGTTTATCTGGATGTTTCTGTATTTATGCTTTTTGGCTTTCTGGTTGCCGCGTTGCTCTATGTATTTTTTAAAACGGACCGGATTAAAAAATATTTAGGCCAAGGCCGGGTGAAACCCGTCCTGCGCGCAGCCCTGTTCGGCATTCCCATTCCGTTGTGCAGCTGCGGGGTGATCCCCGTGGTCTCGGGCCTGAAAAAGCAAGGCGCCAATGATGGGGCGGCCCTGGCTTTTATGATCGCCACGCCGGAATCCGGTGTGGATTCCATTGCCGTATCCTGGGCCATGCTGGACCCGGTAATGACTGTCATGCGGCCCGTTGCAGGATTTATCACCGCCATATCCACCGGTATTACGGCAAATATTTTCAGCCGCCGGGAACATAATAAACGGCCCCCCGCGCCGGACCCGTTTTTTGCCCAGGCCCATCAACATGAACATTCGTGCAACTGCGACGGCCATTCGTGCGCAAGCTCCCACAGCCGGACCGCCCAGGTCCCCCCCCTGTCAAAACGTCTGGCCCAGGGGCTTGACTTTGCCTTTGGTGAGCTTCTCACCGATATTGCCAAACCCTTTGCCATCGGGGTCATCATTGCCGGTATCATCACCTTTTTCTTTCCTTCCGGGGTCAGCACCTGGTCCCAGAATAATCCATTGCTTTCCATGCTGGTCATGCTGGTTGCCGGCATCCCCATGTATGTGTGCGCCACGTCTTCAACCCCCATTGCCGCAGCGCTGATCCTTAAGGGACTCAATCCTGGCGCAGCCCTGGTATTCCTGCTGGCAGGACCGGCCACCAATGCCGCCACCATGGGGGTGGTGAAAAGCATGTTCGGCACCCGGGCACTGGCCATCTATCTGGGCATGATATCCATTTGTTCACTTGCAATGGGTGCCCTGCTCGATCTGATTTACAAACTGCTGGCCATCCAGCCGGCCGTGGTCATGGGAAAAGCAGCAGAGGTGATCCCCTACAGCGTTGAACTGGCTGCCGCCCTGATCCTGGCAGCGCTTCTGGCAAAAAATTTATTTAAACGTGAGGACTGTCACTGCCACGATCATGACCATGATCACAGGCACAGCGGGAAGGCCCCCATGGAAGAGATATAA
- a CDS encoding rubredoxin-like domain-containing protein, producing MKKWQCSVCKYVHTGEEPPEKCPVCGVGADKFVLLEEEDSTPETETEAPAAEATEEMPDGKWDRARVYMDQAADLMVKHHAHPMSVHLPNGVIPVVAILIILAWFSGSEVMVKAAFINLIFVLISLPIVGLTGFLEWKEKYNQAQTKIFKTKIAAASVAAFCCIVSLIWYLVNPAVLQSSTAWLFVLVNVLMLAGAGVAGHIGGKLVFKE from the coding sequence ATGAAAAAATGGCAATGTTCTGTGTGCAAATACGTTCATACAGGAGAGGAACCCCCTGAAAAATGCCCGGTGTGCGGTGTCGGCGCCGATAAGTTTGTGCTGCTTGAAGAAGAAGATTCAACCCCTGAAACAGAAACCGAAGCTCCGGCAGCCGAGGCAACCGAAGAAATGCCTGATGGAAAATGGGATCGTGCCCGTGTCTACATGGACCAGGCAGCGGATCTTATGGTGAAGCACCATGCCCATCCCATGTCGGTTCACCTGCCCAACGGCGTCATCCCTGTGGTTGCCATCCTGATCATTCTCGCCTGGTTTTCCGGTTCTGAAGTGATGGTAAAGGCCGCCTTTATCAATCTGATATTTGTGCTTATTTCCCTGCCCATTGTTGGATTGACAGGCTTTCTTGAGTGGAAAGAAAAATATAATCAGGCCCAAACCAAAATATTCAAAACAAAAATCGCGGCTGCATCCGTTGCCGCGTTCTGCTGCATCGTATCTCTCATCTGGTACCTGGTTAATCCGGCGGTGTTGCAATCGTCCACGGCCTGGCTGTTTGTCCTGGTCAACGTTCTGATGCTTGCCGGCGCCGGCGTAGCCGGACACATCGGCGGCAAACTGGTTTTCAAAGAGTAA
- a CDS encoding YbjQ family protein — MTNTEEIPGKRTTAFHGVVSGSTVRAKHVGRDLMASLKNIFGGELKGYTELLQESREQAIERMLSQAEQMGANAVVNVRFSTSSVAAGAAELYVYGTAVTVE; from the coding sequence ATGACAAATACCGAAGAAATTCCAGGTAAGAGAACAACAGCATTCCACGGCGTGGTATCAGGCAGTACGGTGCGGGCCAAGCATGTGGGCCGGGATTTAATGGCATCGTTGAAAAACATCTTTGGCGGAGAACTTAAAGGGTACACCGAGCTTTTACAGGAATCCCGGGAACAGGCCATTGAACGCATGCTGTCCCAGGCCGAACAGATGGGGGCCAACGCCGTTGTCAATGTCCGGTTTTCGACCTCTTCGGTTGCGGCAGGCGCGGCGGAACTTTATGTTTACGGCACCGCCGTTACAGTGGAGTAA
- a CDS encoding type II toxin-antitoxin system VapC family toxin encodes MGPGIIMGQLFLPDTDVLIDFLRGYQQAVDFINLNVSQIILSTIVIAELYAGVRGKQELTILNNFVSLFDVIPMNSEIAKIGGLYKRDFGKSHGVGLADAIIAATCHSKNAQLKTLNVKHYPMIKNLEPAYIKN; translated from the coding sequence ATGGGACCGGGAATAATAATGGGGCAGCTATTTCTTCCTGATACTGATGTCCTTATTGATTTTTTACGAGGCTATCAGCAAGCCGTTGACTTTATCAACCTCAATGTCTCTCAAATAATTTTATCCACAATCGTGATTGCTGAACTATATGCAGGCGTGAGAGGGAAACAAGAATTAACGATTTTGAATAATTTTGTTTCCCTTTTTGATGTCATTCCAATGAATTCAGAAATAGCCAAGATTGGTGGGCTATATAAGCGTGACTTTGGTAAATCTCATGGCGTAGGGTTGGCTGATGCTATCATTGCTGCGACTTGCCACTCAAAAAATGCGCAACTGAAAACGCTGAATGTTAAACATTATCCTATGATCAAAAATTTAGAACCGGCCTATATAAAAAATTAG
- a CDS encoding heavy metal-binding domain-containing protein, which translates to MEQLIIFIVLIMLGYFFGRMAESKHYRSIEAREEFWMTRPAGSYKRVSDPGRTILKSELVCGNVVISVDYFKRIVAGLRNIFGGEVRVYETLVDRARREALLRLHESCEDADEIINLRLETSSIYKGRRKQVGSVEVLAFGTAVYFEHA; encoded by the coding sequence ATGGAACAACTGATAATATTTATCGTTTTGATTATGCTGGGCTATTTTTTCGGCCGCATGGCCGAATCCAAACATTACCGGTCCATTGAAGCCCGGGAAGAATTCTGGATGACCCGGCCGGCCGGCTCATACAAACGGGTCAGTGATCCAGGCCGGACCATTCTTAAAAGTGAACTGGTCTGCGGCAATGTGGTCATCTCCGTGGATTATTTCAAGCGCATTGTGGCGGGCCTGCGCAATATTTTCGGCGGAGAGGTCCGGGTGTACGAAACCCTGGTGGACCGGGCCCGGCGCGAGGCCTTGCTGCGGCTGCATGAATCCTGCGAAGATGCAGACGAAATCATTAATCTGCGCCTGGAAACCTCATCCATCTATAAAGGCAGAAGAAAACAGGTGGGCTCTGTGGAAGTTCTGGCCTTTGGTACGGCTGTTTATTTTGAACACGCGTGA
- a CDS encoding TIGR01777 family oxidoreductase: MRTVLITGASGFVGQALARKYLDAGWQVHGLGTSQNHPMADADENFLWTSADTSQPGAWQDLAAQSDVIVNLAGRNIFKPWTKAYKKAIYDSRIQTTKYLVDAMPDDFKGQLINASAAGSYGDQGDTPLTETQSYGTGFLARVCRDWEAQAQRATSKGATVAVMRFGVVLGPGGGALGVMAPAFKMFAGGPLGSGAQWFPWIHLEDLLRAVFFLMEQNAQGIYNFTGPVPVRQKEFAKELGRALHRPAFVPAPAFFVRLFMGQLGDSLLQSQKALPAALETAGFRFKYDTVGSALTQIFKS, encoded by the coding sequence ATGAGAACAGTTTTAATCACCGGTGCATCCGGTTTTGTGGGACAGGCCCTTGCGCGAAAATATCTGGATGCGGGCTGGCAGGTCCATGGGCTCGGCACGTCGCAAAATCATCCCATGGCTGATGCCGATGAGAACTTTTTATGGACCAGTGCGGATACCTCGCAGCCGGGGGCGTGGCAGGATCTTGCGGCGCAATCGGATGTCATCGTCAACCTGGCAGGGCGAAATATTTTCAAGCCCTGGACAAAGGCGTATAAGAAAGCCATTTATGATTCCAGGATTCAAACCACAAAATACCTGGTGGACGCCATGCCCGACGACTTTAAAGGCCAGTTGATCAATGCCTCTGCGGCAGGATCTTACGGTGACCAGGGTGATACACCTTTGACCGAGACACAATCGTACGGTACCGGATTTTTGGCACGGGTGTGCCGGGACTGGGAAGCCCAGGCCCAACGGGCAACATCAAAGGGCGCAACCGTTGCGGTGATGAGATTCGGGGTGGTGCTCGGTCCGGGCGGGGGTGCCCTTGGGGTGATGGCCCCGGCCTTTAAAATGTTCGCCGGCGGGCCGTTGGGGTCCGGGGCACAGTGGTTCCCATGGATTCACCTGGAGGATCTGCTCCGGGCCGTCTTCTTTTTAATGGAACAAAATGCCCAGGGCATTTACAATTTCACAGGGCCGGTCCCCGTCCGGCAAAAAGAATTCGCCAAGGAGCTTGGCCGGGCATTACACCGCCCTGCCTTTGTGCCTGCCCCGGCTTTTTTTGTCCGGCTTTTTATGGGACAGCTCGGGGATTCACTGCTGCAGAGCCAAAAAGCACTGCCGGCGGCTCTGGAAACAGCCGGGTTCAGGTTTAAATATGATACCGTGGGCAGTGCCTTGACGCAGATTTTTAAGTCCTAG
- a CDS encoding adenosine-specific kinase, translating to MELISVTIENPAELNFILGHSHFIKTVEDIHEAIVCTVPNAKFGVAFCEASGECLIRHSGTDEEMLELAKKNAEALSAGHTFIIFMKDMFPINIVNTIQAVPEVVRIHCATANPTQVIMAQTDQGRGILGVVDGFSSKGVETQDDIQKRKDFLRMIGYKL from the coding sequence ATGGAATTAATCAGCGTCACCATAGAAAATCCCGCAGAACTCAACTTTATCCTGGGCCATTCCCATTTCATCAAAACCGTTGAAGATATTCATGAGGCCATTGTCTGCACCGTACCCAACGCCAAATTCGGCGTGGCGTTCTGCGAGGCGTCCGGGGAGTGTCTGATCCGCCATTCCGGCACGGATGAAGAGATGCTGGAACTTGCAAAAAAGAACGCCGAAGCCCTGTCTGCCGGCCATACCTTTATCATTTTCATGAAAGATATGTTCCCCATCAACATCGTCAACACCATCCAGGCCGTACCCGAAGTGGTCCGCATCCACTGCGCCACAGCCAACCCCACCCAGGTGATCATGGCCCAGACCGACCAGGGCCGAGGCATCCTCGGTGTGGTGGACGGTTTTTCCTCCAAAGGAGTTGAAACCCAGGACGACATCCAAAAACGCAAAGATTTCCTTCGGATGATCGGCTACAAGCTGTAA
- a CDS encoding metalloregulator ArsR/SmtB family transcription factor: protein MDTCSIKCINPEEVKKTLETMPSPDTIQGLSQIFKALGDPSRIKIVTALLDREHCVCDLSVLCDQSESAVSHQLRVLRTLRIVKNRRQGKRIYYSLDDDHVRSLLQMSIDHIRH, encoded by the coding sequence ATGGATACCTGCTCAATAAAATGCATCAACCCCGAGGAGGTAAAAAAAACGTTGGAGACCATGCCGTCACCCGACACCATCCAGGGCCTTTCCCAGATATTCAAGGCCCTGGGAGATCCGTCCCGGATTAAAATCGTCACGGCGCTTCTGGACCGGGAACATTGTGTCTGTGATCTTTCCGTACTTTGCGACCAGAGCGAATCTGCCGTATCCCACCAGCTTCGAGTCCTGAGAACCCTTCGCATCGTCAAAAACAGGCGCCAGGGCAAAAGGATATACTACTCCCTGGACGACGACCATGTCCGTTCCCTGCTTCAAATGAGCATCGACCACATCCGTCACTGA
- a CDS encoding FapA family protein: MDWFTSPADGLQHLAQASAAPYFLIIAGHVDIESEETSILATAKEISPETQRLLVAEPSALPSFVNAINSAGIHACMPLPFTNDDLLVQIRLRYDEYEAGRKIKNLQKTIQRQNKQLFQIAGNLRKKETQYADQIQQKEKEIRVLESRLKSLFGDNEVGRGPALKSLLEKENVRFNSSGFKQAFDDFKTRVSDIFLTMLSKRGPSDAFTISESDFAGALAPHLNQLDEITDLTEYDSLAGRLSPAFLNVMNRQADHKPELASAAQHQDVLKYFTIEYSDNNILAYIRLGKDAPEALTVYMIEQLLHKNGIIFGIEEESVIEEWLYGEARQGKKLLVAEGKQPVPPTQGEIQYYFPIHFKRPGKINPDGSMDYRDRGEVPHVEDGILLASKIFPEPGEPGLDVKGKEISVPEPVDPAFSAGPGTRFNEEKSEIFSSIQGEPHLDVMGVVSVNKEFKVKGDVGYETGNIEFNGNVVVPGEVKEGFSVKCVSLTAREVCGAQVDLSGDLNVSMGIMDTKLINVKGNIQAKYIRNSTINSYGDLTVQKEIVDSTIYLSGACNNERGSILNSIVSAKLGIKAGTVGNESSGPSVLTVGVDEHLIRLGDKIKSSLSMNRDMIQELSSEISQMKEVDKWLHGTITGNAHIQDRAQIKIRELEDKRAAIDATKDAAALKNIVVAIRKMEKKAKEAGEKINEWFGRQDQIHHDISAKELEIERLEKSNSRLVNELENLEQISNKSKPVPVLEVSKRIQSGTKIKAAHSYKIVDKSWSRCTIREKSKDEGGIVYYVMEID; the protein is encoded by the coding sequence GTGGATTGGTTTACATCGCCTGCCGACGGTCTCCAACATTTAGCCCAGGCATCCGCTGCGCCCTATTTTTTGATTATTGCGGGACATGTTGATATCGAGTCGGAAGAAACAAGCATCCTGGCAACGGCCAAAGAAATCTCTCCTGAAACCCAGCGCCTCCTGGTGGCTGAACCCTCGGCGTTACCCTCCTTTGTTAATGCAATCAATTCAGCCGGAATTCATGCCTGCATGCCCCTGCCGTTTACCAATGACGATTTACTGGTTCAGATCAGACTGCGATATGATGAATACGAAGCGGGCAGAAAAATAAAAAATTTGCAGAAAACCATCCAGCGCCAGAATAAGCAGTTATTTCAAATTGCCGGGAATTTGAGAAAAAAAGAGACGCAGTATGCGGACCAGATCCAACAAAAAGAAAAGGAAATCAGGGTCCTGGAATCCAGGCTTAAAAGCCTTTTCGGGGATAATGAAGTAGGACGCGGCCCAGCGCTTAAATCCCTTTTGGAAAAAGAAAATGTCAGATTTAATTCATCGGGCTTTAAACAGGCCTTTGATGATTTTAAAACGCGCGTCAGTGACATTTTTTTAACCATGCTCTCGAAAAGAGGACCGTCTGACGCGTTTACGATTTCAGAAAGCGACTTTGCTGGCGCGTTGGCACCCCATTTGAACCAATTGGACGAAATCACTGATCTTACGGAGTATGATTCCCTTGCCGGTCGGCTGAGTCCGGCGTTTTTGAATGTGATGAACCGGCAGGCCGATCATAAACCAGAGCTTGCCTCGGCCGCACAACATCAGGATGTCCTGAAATATTTCACCATTGAATATTCCGATAACAATATATTGGCCTATATCCGGCTTGGCAAAGATGCCCCTGAGGCTTTAACGGTTTATATGATAGAGCAGCTTCTTCATAAAAATGGAATTATTTTCGGCATTGAAGAAGAATCGGTTATTGAAGAGTGGCTTTATGGAGAGGCCCGGCAAGGGAAAAAATTGCTTGTTGCCGAAGGAAAACAGCCCGTTCCGCCCACCCAGGGTGAAATTCAATATTATTTCCCAATTCATTTCAAGCGACCGGGTAAAATCAACCCGGACGGCAGTATGGATTACAGGGACAGGGGCGAGGTACCCCATGTGGAAGATGGAATTTTGCTGGCTTCCAAAATTTTCCCTGAACCCGGAGAACCCGGCCTGGATGTCAAAGGCAAGGAAATATCTGTGCCTGAACCTGTGGACCCGGCTTTTTCAGCAGGCCCAGGGACCCGGTTTAACGAAGAAAAGAGTGAAATTTTTTCAAGCATACAGGGCGAACCGCACCTGGATGTCATGGGTGTTGTCTCTGTCAACAAGGAGTTTAAGGTAAAAGGTGATGTGGGGTATGAAACCGGTAATATTGAATTCAACGGCAATGTCGTGGTGCCGGGCGAGGTGAAAGAAGGATTCTCTGTCAAGTGCGTTTCGCTCACCGCCAGGGAAGTTTGTGGTGCCCAGGTCGATTTGTCCGGGGATCTGAATGTCTCAATGGGCATTATGGATACAAAGTTGATTAATGTTAAGGGAAACATCCAGGCCAAATATATTCGCAACTCAACAATAAATTCCTATGGCGATTTGACGGTACAAAAAGAGATCGTTGATTCCACCATTTATCTGAGCGGGGCCTGCAACAACGAAAGGGGAAGCATTCTCAACTCCATCGTGTCCGCAAAGCTTGGGATCAAGGCCGGCACCGTGGGCAATGAATCTTCCGGGCCATCGGTGTTGACTGTGGGTGTAGATGAACATTTAATCCGTTTGGGGGATAAGATAAAATCTTCCCTTTCAATGAATCGGGATATGATCCAAGAGCTTTCATCGGAGATCAGTCAGATGAAAGAGGTGGACAAGTGGCTTCATGGCACCATCACCGGGAATGCCCATATCCAGGATCGTGCACAGATAAAAATTCGGGAACTTGAAGATAAGAGAGCCGCCATAGATGCCACAAAAGATGCCGCTGCACTAAAAAATATTGTGGTTGCGATTCGGAAAATGGAAAAAAAGGCCAAAGAGGCCGGGGAAAAAATTAATGAATGGTTTGGACGTCAGGATCAGATCCATCATGATATTTCAGCAAAAGAGCTTGAAATTGAGAGATTGGAAAAATCAAACAGCCGACTTGTTAATGAATTGGAAAATCTGGAACAGATTTCAAACAAGTCCAAACCCGTACCCGTGCTCGAAGTATCAAAACGGATTCAATCCGGAACCAAAATTAAAGCGGCCCATTCGTATAAAATCGTCGACAAGTCCTGGTCCCGGTGCACCATCAGGGAAAAGAGCAAGGATGAGGGCGGTATCGTTTATTATGTCATGGAAATTGATTAG
- a CDS encoding ribbon-helix-helix domain-containing protein — protein MIRTQIYLTDQQRSELAMLSEIQGKKQSELIREAIDLLIEQASQERRKKILCETAGLWKDRSDIPDFKKMRSEWDRE, from the coding sequence ATGATACGAACTCAAATATATTTGACGGATCAGCAGCGAAGTGAATTGGCCATGCTTTCAGAAATCCAGGGGAAAAAACAAAGCGAACTTATCAGAGAGGCCATTGATCTTCTGATTGAACAGGCAAGTCAGGAAAGGCGGAAAAAGATATTGTGTGAAACTGCCGGCCTCTGGAAAGATCGGTCCGATATCCCTGATTTTAAAAAAATGCGTTCTGAATGGGACCGGGAATAA
- a CDS encoding two-component system response regulator, translated as MATDDDKPTILIVDDVPDNITVLTNILTDYNLKAANNGAKALEIASRFRPDIILLDIMMPDMDGYAVCTRLKRDRHTQNIPVIFITAMDEVTDEARGFELGAVDYIIKPVSPPVVRARVKTHLHLYDQSKALEHLVVERTKALNQSRLEIIRRLGLAAEYKDNETGMHVIRMSYYCKVMAAAIGMSDQDVELILNASPMHDIGKIGVPDNILSKPGKLDALERAVMEQHTTIGAKIIGEHNTPLLDMARTVALTHHEKWDGTGYPHGLKGDDIPLVGRIVAVADVFDALVSNRPYKKAWPVEKAAALIKEESGKHFDPELAKVFLANLDEIITLSTLNADPD; from the coding sequence ATGGCAACTGATGATGACAAACCTACGATTCTCATTGTGGATGACGTGCCGGACAACATTACCGTCCTGACCAACATCCTGACCGACTACAACCTAAAAGCGGCGAATAACGGTGCCAAAGCACTGGAAATCGCATCGCGCTTTAGACCGGACATTATTCTTTTGGACATCATGATGCCGGACATGGACGGCTATGCGGTCTGCACCCGACTCAAACGAGATCGTCACACCCAAAATATTCCTGTCATATTTATCACGGCAATGGATGAAGTGACCGATGAAGCACGGGGGTTTGAGCTGGGCGCCGTTGACTATATCATCAAACCCGTCAGCCCTCCGGTCGTCAGGGCAAGGGTGAAAACCCATTTACACCTGTACGACCAAAGCAAGGCATTGGAGCATTTGGTCGTTGAACGGACAAAAGCACTGAACCAAAGCAGGCTTGAAATTATTCGCCGATTGGGTCTTGCCGCAGAATACAAAGATAACGAAACGGGCATGCATGTCATTCGTATGAGTTATTACTGCAAGGTCATGGCGGCGGCGATCGGTATGAGCGACCAAGACGTGGAGTTGATCCTCAATGCATCCCCCATGCACGATATCGGAAAAATCGGTGTTCCGGACAATATTCTCAGCAAGCCGGGCAAGCTGGATGCCCTGGAGCGGGCCGTCATGGAGCAACACACGACCATCGGTGCCAAGATCATCGGAGAACATAATACCCCGCTTTTGGACATGGCACGGACGGTGGCGCTGACCCATCACGAAAAATGGGACGGCACGGGCTATCCCCATGGGCTTAAGGGGGATGATATCCCCCTTGTGGGCCGAATCGTCGCCGTCGCGGATGTTTTTGACGCCCTGGTCAGCAACCGGCCGTATAAAAAAGCATGGCCCGTTGAAAAGGCTGCGGCATTAATTAAAGAAGAGTCGGGAAAACATTTTGACCCTGAACTGGCAAAGGTTTTTCTGGCGAATCTGGATGAAATCATCACCCTTTCCACATTAAATGCGGACCCGGATTAA
- a CDS encoding response regulator, whose translation MTERFDHTILIVDDEEKIGKALERLIKKTGARSIYAASGVQALDLIQNSKDRLSMILSDQRMPGMEGTQFLEKARTIIPDTVRFLITGYADINAISDAVNRGAVHRFITKPWDNDDLLEMIKSGLQYYELVVENRNLFALAKKQNTRLYSLSQELKQKAAAHKRVIVQKEKKIIQLKKRLEKGVNQADYFEQIETLLEENQMFEKDRLVLCYRAVMNDFFLKFKDLAARNGFIMPKENDVNDNV comes from the coding sequence ATGACCGAAAGGTTTGATCATACAATTCTGATCGTTGACGATGAGGAAAAAATCGGCAAAGCCCTTGAACGTTTGATTAAAAAGACCGGTGCGCGTTCGATTTATGCCGCTTCCGGTGTCCAGGCCCTTGATTTGATCCAAAATTCTAAGGATCGGCTTTCAATGATACTTTCGGACCAGAGAATGCCCGGGATGGAAGGCACCCAGTTTTTGGAGAAGGCCAGAACTATCATTCCGGATACGGTCCGATTTTTGATCACCGGATATGCAGATATTAATGCGATTTCAGATGCGGTGAATCGAGGCGCTGTCCACAGGTTTATTACAAAACCCTGGGACAATGACGATTTATTGGAGATGATCAAGTCAGGATTGCAATATTACGAATTGGTTGTCGAAAATCGTAACCTGTTTGCTCTGGCTAAAAAACAAAACACCCGTCTGTATAGCCTAAGCCAGGAGCTCAAACAAAAGGCCGCGGCCCATAAACGGGTGATCGTTCAAAAAGAAAAGAAGATCATTCAGTTAAAAAAACGATTGGAAAAAGGGGTTAACCAAGCCGATTACTTCGAACAGATAGAAACATTGCTCGAGGAAAATCAGATGTTTGAAAAGGATCGGCTTGTGCTGTGCTACCGGGCTGTGATGAACGATTTTTTTCTGAAATTTAAAGATCTTGCTGCCCGGAACGGGTTTATTATGCCGAAAGAGAATGACGTGAACGATAACGTATAA
- a CDS encoding type II toxin-antitoxin system Phd/YefM family antitoxin yields the protein MESVLAKCSASISELKKNPSSLIEQANGEPIVILNHNKPTAYLIPADTYEIMLEQIEDYQLGLIVKERLHEKESAIEVRIDKL from the coding sequence ATGGAATCGGTTTTAGCAAAATGTTCGGCAAGTATTTCCGAACTGAAAAAGAATCCTTCTTCTCTGATCGAACAGGCAAACGGTGAGCCTATAGTTATTCTGAACCACAATAAACCGACGGCATATCTTATTCCGGCTGATACATACGAAATCATGCTTGAGCAGATCGAAGATTATCAACTGGGCTTGATTGTTAAAGAGCGCCTGCATGAAAAAGAGTCTGCTATTGAAGTTCGCATAGATAAGCTATAG
- a CDS encoding M48 family metallopeptidase, with amino-acid sequence MDYKPVLPRTNNNISSDSPVKEALVLLSGVVAFFLIAYGVLGIFVDWAVTRISPEMEAKIFSRLQIPSKMLPDGNQPGQALIQQLTDELRQCCDVEYPVKVLIVPSDTANAVALAGGTIVVFSGIFDKVRSQNGIAFVMAHELGHFKQRDHLRGMGRGIVLTALSALLTGSGSNITQLAAPGVHLTQARYSRQREAMADARALDTLVCHYGHAGGATEFFKAMEAEHDPGRFNAYFSSHPEGEARIAALEKKIEDRHFDIRDVEPLPAELN; translated from the coding sequence ATGGACTATAAACCGGTACTGCCTAGAACCAACAACAACATCTCCTCTGACAGCCCGGTCAAAGAGGCGCTGGTGCTGCTGTCCGGTGTGGTGGCATTTTTTCTGATTGCCTATGGTGTACTCGGCATTTTTGTGGACTGGGCCGTCACCCGCATCTCCCCGGAGATGGAAGCCAAAATCTTTTCGCGACTTCAGATTCCCTCAAAAATGCTCCCCGATGGAAACCAGCCAGGCCAGGCATTGATTCAACAACTGACGGATGAGTTGCGACAATGCTGTGATGTCGAGTATCCGGTGAAAGTTTTAATTGTCCCTTCGGACACCGCCAATGCCGTGGCCCTTGCAGGCGGCACCATCGTGGTTTTTTCAGGCATTTTTGACAAGGTCCGTTCACAAAACGGTATTGCCTTTGTCATGGCCCATGAACTGGGGCACTTCAAACAGCGGGATCACCTCCGGGGCATGGGGCGGGGCATTGTGCTCACTGCGCTGTCCGCTCTGTTGACGGGCTCCGGCTCAAACATCACCCAACTGGCGGCTCCGGGTGTTCACCTGACCCAGGCCCGGTATTCCCGGCAGCGGGAAGCCATGGCCGACGCCCGGGCCCTGGACACCCTGGTCTGTCACTACGGCCATGCCGGCGGTGCCACTGAATTTTTCAAAGCCATGGAGGCTGAACACGATCCGGGACGATTCAACGCATACTTTTCCTCGCACCCCGAAGGCGAAGCCCGCATTGCCGCACTGGAAAAAAAGATTGAAGACCGGCATTTTGACATCCGGGATGTGGAACCGTTACCGGCAGAATTGAACTAA